The window CAGTGCAGTTTATTATGAAGTAGGTAGATTTCCATTCGAGATTTTCAggaaacaacaatttttttaaatacttgtttAAATCAAGAAACAgtaaaaactgtattttaaaagcatGCTACGAAGACATGGTGAAAAATAATGACATATGGATTTCAAATATTAGGAAAGAATTGTCCACCTTAGGCTTAGCCGATTTGTATCAAAGTACTATGAAAGAATctgttattttagatattatatttaatagaaTGTGTGATgtctttaaacaaaaagttgttAACGATATAAGCAATGcatcaaaatgtatattatataaacatgttgttgatcatttttgtttacaagtttATCTTAAGAAAccaattcatgtaaaatatcgTAAATTAATTACACGCTTACGGTTGTCCTCACATGACTTAAAGATTGAAACAGGGAGGTATGATAATTTAACACGTGATTGTCGAAAATGTGAATCTTGCAACTTAAATGTAATTGAAGATGAGTtccattttttacttatttgtccATCACTTCGTGGTTTAAGAGataagtatattaaaaaatactactcCCGAAAACCAAGTGTCTATAAAGTTATTCAGTTATTATCTACCTCTAATACTAAAGAACTGTGTAGTttaggtaaatatttatattatgcaaacaAGCAACGAACTCTCCATGTGAATTATCCAAATTGATTATGTGCACTTTGTTTTTCttactgtttatttaatatgtatatgttcatatgtataACCTATGAGACATTTGTCTCTtggaataaagaacttgaatgttttgtaattatatttgtattgtaaattttgaattatttttataatcatatatatatataaggaaataattaagTTCCAGCAAATCACCGTCACGAATttccttatatcattttaacaaCATAGATGGATCGATTAAATCAAACTTGTCCTTGCATTGAAATTACCTCATATAGTGAGTTTTTATCTATCTCTTATTTCAACGATATATTATGTCAATGAAGAGAATGCAGTTTTAGCATGCAATTAATGTAGTATATGTctaattgataattaaaaatgacAAGACGAGAGAGTATGTAAGAAATTTAtgactttatcttcattaagaTTTTAGAATTTGGTTAAGACTTTTATTATTTGCTTCATGTTTGTTTTGTATTAGGCTCAGGCTATCAATTATGTGTTTTTTATGCATAGGTTTATAGTATTCGGTGGAAATTTAAGATTAAAAACGTTCAAATTTCGGATTCGTATTAGCTGGTTGAAAGCTTAAAACGTTGTATGTTTTCGCAATACAAGACTGCGTGTATTTTTGGCAGtgcatataaaaatgaaatataggCTATATAAAGTATCTTGTGTTAAAGTTGATATGATATCAAACAGGAAGGATTCATACTGActtaaataaaactatatattgCTTCCGCAATACATCATTGTTTACGAGCCCACCATAAGGTAAAATCAATTCAAAGAAAAGATAAACAACTATAGCaaaatgttttgtataaatGCCATTTATGTTCATTAAAAGCATTAAAACACAAGATAAATTAAAcacttaatatatatttagaaaatatgagaaacatgtacatgtatatttccaaAAGATGAGATTTCTATTTTCTAGTCTTTGATTCATTTTCAAGGCGTTTTATTACCAAGCACAGGTCTGCATTTCATGTGTGATAATTTATGACGACTAACACATCTTATGGCTATTGGTTTTATTTCCCTGTGGTCGCTGATCGCTAGAACTGGTATGTAACATTTAAATCAATTCTGTATATTTAAACCACTTGCGATCTATTAaccaaatttcaaaacaataaatagCAAACATCTTTTGGAAATTTGTCTACAAtagaattattttgaaaatcttttattttgtaCTTTAGTGCTTGCTTCCATATCAATAGAGGTAAAACCTTTATTGATAGAGTTTGGAAAATCAGGTGTAGATGTCAGCTGTGTTGTTAATGGCACAAATCTCATCGGCATTACAAACATTCTGCTGAAGAGATCCGAAAGCTATGTTGTATCAGTAACAAAGTTCAGAATAGCCTGGCAAGATAAAACGTTAGATAATAAAACGGGAGTAACAGTCAATGCCTCAATCAACAATACCATGACGTCGTATCTTCGCTTGGAAATATCAAAAACAGTGGTCAGATATCCAGAGGATATGGGGACATATCAATGCATTCTCATCGCAGTTACTGCAAGTGGTGAAACAAAGCGATATCAATCCCAGTCGATAGTGCTGAACATAACAGGTAACCAAACCAAAACCATTCCTTGGATAATGTTGTTACgtcctttttttaattgtaatttcAATAACGTAACATTGTATTACCTCATTTGTTTAATGAATTGCAAAGCGCGACTGAAATTTTATTGAACCgtgtttttcattttctgttTGTGTCTTATTTAAGGGTTTCTGGAATCGACTACAAAACTATTCTCCACAACAAACCATAAAAGTACTGAAGTATCAGTTCAAAAAGGTATGTTGCTAGTTCATTAAAGTGTTAAATTGAGTCTTATTAAGATGTTCTGTGAATTCATCATTGCTCACAACATTATAAAtgcaaataaagaaattgatGAACGAGCAAAATTTTTCCAATTTATTGGCGTGAAGACCAATTAAAGGAAGAGAAACAAAACCACATTTGtatgctttttaaaaagctaaactGTCCATGTAAAAAAATGCTATTGAGTGAGTAAGTATACTCGACCATGACAGCGTATTTGTTGAAAAGCATAGAATGCGATTTCGAAATGCTTTTCGGGTGTGTTTTCAAAACGTCTCAATTGAATCGATTTCCTGCCTTTAGTTGCCtttaattacaaatataaaacGAATCGAGTTAAATGTGGCCCATTTCTGCCCATGAACGTGCAAGAGCAGTTGACATTGTCCAATTACGGCGCGGTTCACGATAGGTTTGTTTGCTTTCACAATATTTGCTTAATTCACTTAAAATCTTTGCAAATGCTGTCCTAAAAAAGAAAGGAACTAATCcaaattcataatattttttacaagtcGCTAGATATTTTCAGTACAATAACACAAATCAATAAAAAGCTTGTCCGGAAATTCAGTGCAACCGGAAGTGATGACGAACTACCTCGAAGGCCAATTGTCATGTATCATACGTCAACAGGACCGCTATATGAGGGTTACTTACCGTCTGGGTAGACACCAAACAGCACggcaaactttttaaatacatacaaGACCTGTATGTATGAAACGAGAGAGAGACAGGATATTGAGGTGTCAGTGTTCATTCCTCTGAGATATAGAGAAActttttatttgacattttgCACATAAAATGGTGATTTTGTTTAATTGACAATATTAACatttgttttccatttttattttattactgAGTATGAAACAATTCTGCATATTAAAGCcgcattatttttaatttgttactAGAAACAATGTTATTGAAATAAAAGCTTTATAGATACCATGATTGGTATTAATTCAATGTAGtttgttaatatatttatatgtcgTCTGTTacgtatttttttatataaatggaGGGCTTCAAAGTAAAATTCTTTCCAAATTTGgctatttatttttaagacCTTTTGTATATATTTGCATGTTTTACACCAATATGCAATGAAATATGGCTGTAACGAACAGTGTTTTACATCAAAagtcaaaatacaaaaatcaggagcagagcaaacacgggTCTTAACAAAACAAGATGCAGAATCAGGTACCATGGAAgcgtgagcatcctctgctgatcGGGCACACcggccgtgtgctctttgttgtAATCAATTTGTAGACAATTCGGtaaatactgtgaaatcattaaaattcgtggtggctcaattttcgagGTATTCGTTGGTGGCCCTCcgccacgaatttacatcctcaacaaaTCTAGAAAAAGTTTTCTTTGttaattaaacttaaaaccgacgcatccacgaaattacatccccacgaataagcaaaaagaTCCATaatcccccccaaaaaaataaatttaaatgattctacACTTATATATAATGGCcaaacaataagtatgaaaaacgtcattCAGCAAAAGACATAGCGGAAGATTGTTTTTTGCTGACGAGGTCCTTGTATCAACCATACCGCTTACGAAATGATGACTTCAATTGAGAGACTGTTGATAATCTTGTTtaatcaacttgtttgtcagtagttTCCCTCGTTTTAGAAATTGACAATAACacgcccttgcgtatcgaattaactgagagacaaaaactccAGATGCAGGTGaagaaggtatattgctacacaagtaaggaaagttgaagtcatcacgtttatcgtaaagttttgttgttaggttaccgtTAGTGTCTTTTTCTAGTAATatatcaaactttttaaaattgatatcttAATGTCAAACAGGGCCTATAGAATacgtttcaaatattttacaagttaaaaattGCAGGCATACAGAGGTTATATCAAATGTTTAGCTCAGATAAATTTCAACAACTgcatgattttaatgatcattctCTAGAAGACTTCCGCACAAAAATATAGTTACAGACAAAACTTATCTGTTTTGTTACTTTTAGGTGCATTTTCTTTTTGAACATTGTATAATAAAGAAGTAAAAATATGCTAAGTAaatcaatataatatattagTATTGTTATTGATACTTACTTTAATGATAACGATCATATACACAGTGGATTTAACACATGATGAGTGGGATACGTAAGGTGACGACATCTATAGTAAAATGTCAGGATTTTTTATGTATcgattatttgaacaaaatatataagtCAAGACATACTTCCTTACGAAACGTTTTTCATTATCTTAAGCATCTATCGCGTTATTAACTTGAACATAATTTATAGTGCCCAGAGCTTGGTCGATTGAAATTtccacaaaaaataaaagttattgcaggcacgtagcattttTCTAAAagttacatacaaaaaattgaattaacatagAAAtgccccccccacttttatcagcccatgtaaaaaaattgaattgaaaataaaaggtaaaaattgcctgcgcaacccccccccccctccccagaTTAGGATTATCAAGATTTTGCaaagtaactttttttttgtttgtcaagattttttttagatgagtCTACTCCTctcccactttcaaaaacgatgctacgttaTTCCATATTTCAGTATGATCTAAATCGATAAAACAATCTCGTACTCTTTCATCAGGTTGTTCAATGGGGTCTAGACAACCCCAATTAGGTATATTATTTTCAACTATAATAGTCTGTTATCATTAGTTCTTAGGCCAATTGCCATTAAGTTACCCTACCTCATTGTCTTTCTCGATAAGTAAAatctttctttatcaaatatatatatataaaatctagGGTATTTACTGTATGCAAccctgtaaaaaaaatcaatagaatGGTAAttgaataatacatgtatatgtatgattATACAAGTGCATCGCGTTTATAATATAGTACATATTCCAAATAGTCTGTCTAATGCAGCATACGATCTCCTGTCTTCTGTTGTGTTATAAGGTTTCTGTTTGTGTCTCGACTGGGAAGGCCTTTCGGATAGCATCTTGCACTATTTCACCCCTgcaaatgtgttcggaatgttttcttcatcgttgctaagtatgtaataaatccagagatgctcgaatgaaagttcacgagacttcaccaagatttgttcagttcctgtgaaatttcgagcggaagtataagtgttcggattatattctcaaaatacgtaagtactggtcgtttttcatatcgtaTCCTACTTtggtttatgttaaaacatgaaattcttttaataagttcgtcttatttcaccatttaggggttttttatattaaacgataatattcagaacagagttatcgttcgtgttcaaccacgtgttgtgtggttgaaaatataaacattgcgtgccttaataaaatcatatccatgtttgatgcttgtggtgtgcaataccatgttttaaaaaaaataatggatgtctgttttgcataaaaacttagtatatcgagtcattttcaaggaacattctgcataaaattgtatagtctgtttcactattgatgctattactaggtcaggcgcggatcgaaaatgaATCCTATGGGGGGATCTCTActtagcatgttaattgttgcaacacctgacaaaatcttttttttgtattgtcacatttatttctagaacacattttattcaccaattaataaagataaagtttaaaatcaataaacctctagatttaatATCTGACTACTATAGTACCTATAGATTCTATGAactagactataaacacgaggtacgatttttactgcgaaactgaaagggtcaaataaaaccacgtggtctaaaatttaaatgacaataacattcgcaggggtgtattTGACATTCCGAAAAACCACCAACCATCAGAATTACTTTGGTTCCTATTGCTTCCAGTTTCGACAAAATCTCTCGGATACAATTAACTAATTTTACATTCGCAGGATGGAAGAAACTCCGAAATAAGTCTATATCTATTCGCATTTTGTCTCCGGACCATTTCAACGATTTTGCGTATCGAGTCTCCAAAGTTCTTTTGGAGACATCTGTACCCATATCttcattgtatttttcaaaaaagcgTGGTGAAATTACCAAAtttatcttttgatgtataaaatattcacccattttttctctctttttcctTTTAAAAGCGCTGAATATATCAATGTAATCAGCAGTGTTATTTTGGCGAAATGAATCCACGAATTTATCTCCAACTATATCAATAAGCATCTGTTTGAAGGCATTGTCCACCACTGCACCACCACAGTTTTCCCAGCTTGCTCGACTTAACACGTTTACTTTCCAGGAGTTACTTTGAGAACTGTCGTGTCAATGGTTTCATCTATGcatttagaaaataataaatagtaaaaaaaggAATCATAAATATTTAACCATGTGTCTTTATAGATTCTAAAGTTTTTTTAGCTTTTCTAAATCagcatttttaacattttttaatcctAGGAGGCTGTTATTTGACTCTTACCCTCTGCGTTCAAGACAAGATATCTTTGTCCAGGAGAAAATTCATCAATGTTATTAGATCCATCCTCAAATTTCTCCACAGACAACTCTTTACAGAAGATGTATGCAGCTTCTGACTACAATACAATTGCTATAGGCGTTTTGTCAATTCCTGCCTGAAAGCATAAGAGAAAAGTATAGAAACTGGTAAATGATTGCATAAAGAACGAGTGCACGGGTCCCGCCAAAAAGTGAAAAAACGAAGATTCAAATTAAGCACATAATCTAATGATATTTAAACTATAAGAATCAACAAGTTTTAGTGttcttaaagaaataaaaatcctttttgATTCAATGATAAGCCTAAaactgatattaaaaaaaaagatatttcacTAATACCTTCTTAGCAGCTTGTATCATAAACTGCTTTTCAGAATCACCCCACATTGCTGGTACCGTCAACAcccatttaatatttttaacctCTAAAGATGCACCATGAGTTTTGTGATTATTTTGGATGTGATCAATTAAGTATTTAATGGCAGTAGAGAAGATATCTACGGCAGGTACTTCTTTTCCATTAAAATCTGAAATCTTTGTATGAGTGGACAATTTCTGaaagatttaatatatatatatatatatatagagagagagagagagagagagagagagagagagagagagagagagagagagagagagagcaatgaGCTTCAGTTTCTCGTCCAACAGCATCGTGGTAGGAACTATGTGGTTAA is drawn from Crassostrea angulata isolate pt1a10 chromosome 5, ASM2561291v2, whole genome shotgun sequence and contains these coding sequences:
- the LOC128185450 gene encoding uncharacterized protein LOC128185450, producing the protein MAIGFISLWSLIARTVLASISIEVKPLLIEFGKSGVDVSCVVNGTNLIGITNILLKRSESYVVSVTKFRIAWQDKTLDNKTGVTVNASINNTMTSYLRLEISKTVVRYPEDMGTYQCILIAVTASGETKRYQSQSIVLNITGFLESTTKLFSTTNHKSTEVSVQKVQPEVMTNYLEGQLSCIIRQQDRYMRVTYRLGRHQTARQTF